The window CTGGCTGAACACCCGCGCCACGAAGTCCCAACGATCCGCCAAATGGTCAAAGCGCCACAACTCGCCCCAGGGCCACACGCCGGCGTAAAGGTAGCCGCCGTAGATCGCCAGGGTCTGCGCCTCCCGCGCATTGCCCGACACACCCTCGGGCACGGGAATGGGCGGGTCAAAGAGCGCCAGCCCGCTCTTGTCGTACTGATAGAGCGAGCCGGTGGGGTACTGGCCGATGAGCACCTTGTCGTAGTGGCGCAGCATGCTGTAGCCCTGCCAGCTCTTGCCGTCCGTCACGCGGTGCGTTGTCAATTCGCCGTCGCGGTAGCTGTAGAACTCGCCGACGTTCGTGGTGATAAGGATTTCGCCGTCGTAGTCCCCCAGTGTGAACACGCTTCCCACGATGGGGAACGACCGGGCCTCCGCGAGGTCGATCGTCTCGCCCGGCTTCCAACGCGCGACATGGAGCATGTCCGGCTTTGAGTGGCAGATGACCATCTGGCCGTGGGTGTAGTAGTAGCGCCCCGCGCCCGCGGCGGACGTGTAGATGGCGTCTCCGTTGTAGGTGATGCGTTCGTTCTCGAAGATCAGTCGCCCGTCGTTCACAAACTGCACGCCGCCGTAGGTGTCCGCGCCCGCCGCCCACGCGGCTTCGACGGGTTTCCAGCCCCCGCCGCCATCCGGCGTGAGGTAGGGGGCGCGCCGGCCATAGTTCCCCACCGCCACCAGCGTGTCGCCATCCACCTGAAGCCGCGCGGCGTTGTTGTCCGCGCCGAAGGGCTTGCCCATCGACACAATCGCGGCCTCCGGCGCGGGCGACCGGTAGTAGAAAATGACTTGCCGGTTGTTGTCCCGCATGTACGTGGAATGCGCGTCGTCGAAGCCCGCGCCCAGCACCACGTCACCGTCGTTGTTTTTCAACTCAAAGAGGCTGCCCAGCCCCTGCCCGCCGTCGGCGCCGGGATCGAAACGCAGGCGAATATCGACATAAGGGCCGCCGGTATAGAAGAAGTCGGCGCCCGCGGGCGCGTCCTGGGCCGGGACAGCGCTTTGCGTCAGGAGGCCCGAAAGCGTAAGGGCGCCTAAAACCATCCAACAGGCATAGTGTGATCGTCTATTCATTGTAATCCTCGCAGCGTGTTCTTCGGCGGGAAGCCAAGTCCTGAAGCGTTGCGCGAGCCGGTCCCCACGGACCCGGGCGCGGGCCGCGGGTTGACGATGGCCCGCACGCCGCATTGTACACCAACGCGCCGCTGGAACATCCCCGCCGAGAGATCTTTGGAATCAGGTAATACTTTAGCCGTCTGAAGTAAGGCGTTCGCCGATACGAGATGCCTTACTTGCACTGGATGTATTCGTCATTCCCGCGAAGGGGGCTGTCGATTCAGCGTGTGCGGTGAGCGAATTTCCTACAGTTTTGTGCTAACGCCCTACAGCGTCATTCCCGCGAAGGCGGGAATCCAGAGAAATTCGGAGGTTTGTGCGTTCGCGTCGCTGGATCCCCGCGTTCGCGAGGATGACGGATCTGCTCATTCCTTCTATAGCGTAGGGTGAGTCAAGTAAACCGACAGCCCCGAAGGCGGGAATCCAGAGGGTTTGCGAGGTTAACGTTGCATGATCTCTGGATCCCCACTTTCGTGGGGATGACGGTTTTCGATCACCGAAAGCCGCCACGGTTGGGTGCGACGGGGGTGACTACTTCTGACGGCTAAAGAATTGCGGAATCAGAAGATGAGGGTTGTCCTCGGTCGACACTCACCGGATTTGTCGAGGGGAGCTGTGATGCACTATAGTCATCTTCCAAAGGGATGGGCCCCTTCTATTGTTCGAGTCACTTTACAATATAGTCCTTCTGGTGGCGCTTTGCGCGGCCGCGGGTATCGCCCTGCGGCGATGGGAAGGTTCGGGATACGCCGGCGCGCGCGCGGGCGCGATCTTCGGTCTCATCGCCGCCGCCGCCCTGCTTGCGCCCTATGGTGATCTGGCCGGTTTGGACGGGCGCTCCGTTCCCCTCGCCCTTTGCGCGCTCCACTTCGGTTTTCGTGCGGCGGGGGTGGCTGTGCTGGTGGCGTGCGCCGCCGCCTGGCTCGATGGGGCTGCCGGCCTGGCGTCGATTTTCCTGCCCGCGGCCATCGGCTTGGCGGGACGCCGCTTCGGGTGGACGCCGGATGCGGCCCTCGACCCGGCGCACACCGGGGCGATGGGGCTGGCGGCGCACCTGCCGTTGTTTGGCCTGGCCGTGATTACCGGGCAATGGGGCGCGCAATCGCTTTGGCAGGCGGGCCTGTTTTCGCTGCTCGTCTATCCGGCGGCCATGGCGCTTTCCGCCGCCGCCCTGCGGGATCAGCGGCGCCTCGCCGAACGCGCCCGCCGCTTCCACCACGTGTTCGACCAGGAGTTCCAGTTCATGGCGGTGCTCTCGCCGGAGGGGCGGCTGCTGGAGGTCAACGATCTTGCCCTTCGCGTTACCGGAACCGAGCGGGACGCGGTGGTCGGAAAACTCTTCTGGGAAACCCCCTGGTGGCGCGATCTGCCCGAAATGCGCGAAAACTGGCCGCGAAGGCTCGAAGAAGCGGCCTCGGCAGCCGGCCCGATCCGGAGCCGGGATACGTACCAGGACAAAGCGGGCAACACCCGCCTGGCGGAAGCCACGGTCAGCGCGGTCAAGGATGCCGCCGGCGATGTGGACTGTTTCATCATTCAGGCGAGCGATGTTACCGAGCGGATCAAGGCGCAGAGCGCGCTCGGGCAAAGCGAGGTGCTGCGGAGGACCGCCGGCCGCGTCGCCCGCGTCGGCGGCTGGATTATGGAACTGCCCGAACGCCGCGTGACCTGTTCCGAGGAAGTCTACGCGATCCGCGAGTGGCCGCCGGACTATCAGCCGACGGTCGCCGCGACCCTGGCTTCCTGCCCGCCGGAGTGGCGCGCGCCCTTCTCCGAGGCCATTGAGGCCTGCATCGCCGAGGGTGTTCCTTACGACCTCGAAATCGAGCTGTTCACGGGGAGCGGCCGCCGCATTTGGGTGCGCACCATTGGCGAGGCCGTTCGCGATGGGGAAGGCCGGATCATACGGCTTCAGGGCGCCATGCAGGATATTACGGAGCTCAAACAAAGCCAGGCCGCCGTCGCGAGAATGGCCGCGCGCGTCACGGAGACGCTCGAGAGCATCACGGACGCGTTCTGCACGCTCGACGAGGAGTGGCGATTCACCTACCTGAACCGCGAGGCGGCCCGCCTCGCCCGCCGCCCGAAGCGGGAGTTGATCGGGCGGGTGTATTATGAGGCGTTCCCGGCGATCCGCGACACGCATATGGACGAAAACCTCCGCCGCGCCGCGCGGGAAGGCCGGGCGCTGAGCTTTGAAACCTACTACGCCCCCATGAAGATGTGGCTCGAAATGCGTGCCTACCCGCTCGAAGGGGGCATTGCGGTGCACTACCGCGACGTGACCGATCGGGTGGCGGCGGACCGAAAGCTCCGCGAGGCGACCAGCCGCCTCCAGGGAATCCTCGAGTACAGCCCCCTGTTTATCGCCGTGCTCGACCTGGAAGGCCGCTACCTGATCGCCAACCACGCCCACGACCACCTCGCCGGCCAGGCCATGGAGGGGAGGACCCTTTGGGAATTGCTCCCCGAGGACAAGGCCGCCGATTACCACCGCGCGATCAACGAAGTCGCCGCGACCCGCCAGGCGCGGACGATTGAAGACCGGATCGAGATCGGAGGCGAACCGCATTTCCTCAGCACGGTGCTCTTTCCGCTGATGGACGAAAACGGGTCTGTCGCCACCGTCGGCGGTATCGCCATGGAGACGACGGAGTCCAGGCGGGTGGAGGCCGAGCGGGAGCGGCTCCGCCACCAGCTCCACGAATCCCAGAAGATGGAGGCGGTGGGCCGCCTGGCGGGCGGCGTGGCCCACGATTTCAACAACATGCTCGGCGTCATCGCGGGCTACACCGAGCTGGTGCTTTCCAACCTGGACACCGCCGACCCGCACCGCAAGGATCTCCTCGAGATACGCCAGGCTGCCGCCCGTTCGACCGCCCTGACCCGGCAGTTGCTCGCCTTCGCCCGGAAACAGACCATCGCCCCGCAGGTGCTCGATCTGAACGGGGTGGTCGAGCGCATGCTGAAGATGCTCGGGCGGCTCATCGGGGAGAATGTCCAGCTGCGGTGGATTCCGGGGAGCAACCTGCGGCCCGTATGCGTAGACCCGACGCAAATCGACCAGATTCTCGCGAACCTCGCGGTCAACGCGCGCGACGCGATCAGCGGGCAGGGCGCCCTGACCATCGAAACCGGCGCCACCGAGTTGGACGAGGCCTACTGCGAAGTACACCCCGGATTCGTGCCCGGGCGCTTTATCGTGCTTGCGGTGAGCGATGACGGCTGCGGCATGGACCGGGAGACCCTCGACCAGGTGTTCGAGCCCTTTTTCACCACCAAGGGACCCGGCCTGGGCACCGGCCTCGGCCTCGCCACGGTCTACGGCATCGTGAAGCAGAGCAGCGGCTTTATCAACGTGTACAGCGAGCCCGGCCAGGGAACCACCTTCCGGATCTACTTCCCCGAGAGCGCCGTGGAGCCGGATGGAACGGCCGCGCCGGAACGAACCGCCGCGCCCGGCGGAAGCGAGACCATCCTCCTCGTGGAGGACGAACCCGCCCTGCTCGCGCTCGGGACGCGCCAGTTGGCCCTGCTCGGGTACAACGTCCTGTCCGCGGCAACGCCCGACGAGGCCCTGCGGATCGCCCGCGAACACGACGGCGAGATCGGCCTGCTGCTCACCGATGTCATCATGCCGGGGATGGACGGCAAGGAGCTCTGGCGGAACGTGGACGCCCTGCGCCCGGGCGTCAAGACGCTGTTCATGTCCGGCTACACCGCCGACACCATCGCCCACCGCGGCGTCCTCGACACGGGCGTGAATTTCCTGCAGAAGCCCTTCAATACCCGAAGCATCGCCGCGAAGATCCGCGAAGTCATCGACGGAAGGCCAATTGGATGACCAGCGCGCCACGGCGGCCGGGCCGCAAATGCGTTTGCGGGAATGGTCCGAATAATCAGCGCCCTAACCGGGCCAACCTGGGAGCGTACACCATGCGATTTTCGATCCTCCTGCCAATCCTGCTCACCGCGGCGCTTTCCGCCCACCCCTGCTCCATGTTCACCCTCGTCCGCGACGGCGCCGTGCTGTTCGCCAACAACGAGGACTACATCAAGCCGGGCTACGTCTGGGTTGCGCCGGCCGGGGAGGGCCGCCTTGCCCGCCTCAACTTCGGATTTAAGGACCGTTTCGCGCAGGGCGGCATGAACGAAAGAGGGCTCGCCTTCGACGCCGCGACCGTTCCGGAACTTCCCTGGACGGCCGACCCCGCCCGGGAGAACACCGACAATCTCCTCGAACACATCATGAACACCTGCGCCACGGTGGCCGAGGCGGAGGCCATGTTTCGCGCCTATAACTGCAAGCATCTTTCCGGGGGCCAGTTCATGTTTGCCGACGCCACCGGGGATTCCATGGTCGTGAGCTGGCTGCCGGGAACCGGGCTGAACATCACCCGCCGCACGGGGGATTTCCAGCTCATCACCAACACGCGCATCGCCGCATCCGGCTATCGCTGCGAGCGCTACGTCCTCGCGGAGCGGGTGCTCCGGGGCGACGCGGGGGACGCGATCGGCCTGGCTGCGAAGGCGCTGGACACCATCCACCAGCGCGGCCCCGGCGCGTACACGAGCTATTCCGTGATCTACGACCTCCAGGCCCGCCGCGCGCACGTGTTCAACTTGGCCAACTTTGAGGAGATGGTCACGCTCGAACTGCCCGAGCTGATCGCCGGGGGCAAGTACGACCGCCCGCTGAAACGCCTGTTCAAAAACAGTCCCCGCCTACGCGATTTGACCGGCGCCCCGCCGCGCACTTACGACACCCGCATCGAACTCTCCGACGATGCGCTCGATCGATACACAGGCCGCTACAGCGTGGAAAAGGGCGCCGCCACCGTCACCATCCGCCGGTCTGGGAAGGAGCTTGTGCTCGAAGCGCCCGGAGGAAACCCGGCCCACCTCTTCCCCGAGGGATTCGGCCGCTTCCGGATCCGCGAAGGCGGCCAAATGACCTTTCTCGCAAAGGGCGAGGGACCCGTCCGCGGCTTCACCCTGCACCGCAACGGCGATCACCCGGGTGTCAGGCTGGCGGAGGATTGAATAAAACGCATCGGATTTTGTAGGGAGTGGAAAACCGGCGGCTTTGTGATGGCGTGCACAAGGCGCTGCGTAGAACTTTCTCGACACCCTTGGTATGGCAGAGACTTCAATGGGAGGCAAGGACATGCGTTTACACGTAGGATCGGTTCCAGAGCCCACGGACTTCGTGCCGAACCCTCCCTGGCGCGCGATGCGCGAGCCTTCAGTCTGGATTATGCAGCTGATCGCGACTCCAATTGGAATCGTGACATCGGCGGTGCTTGCGACACTCTGGTTTCTGATCGGGGACTTCGAAGGCGCGATCATGCCGCCTACGATATCTGGATTCCTTCTCTCCTTTGCCGCCATCACACTTGTCCACGAGTTGATTCATGCCGCCACGCATCCAGGCCAGGGCCTCACCTCCCGTTCATTGCTGGGTGTGTGGCCCTCCAAACTGCTGTTCTACGCGCATTATGATGGCGAGCTGACGCGAAACCGTTTCATCGCGATTCTGCTCATGCCCTTCCTGTGTATGAGCCTGGCCCCGTTGCTTTTTTCCGTGGCTATTGGCGCCGTTCCAGGCTGGGTAGTCTACGTTTCGGTGTTTAATGCGTTGCTCGCATGTGGCGATTTGTTCGGAGCGACCATGGTTCTTCTTCAGGTGTCACCGGGGGCCAGCGTGCATAATCACGGCTATTGGACGTACTGGAAACTAACCGGGGAGGAGACGTGCATTGTGGCTGCCGAGGACAGCGATGGGAATAGAGAAGTAACTCCTCGGAATGCCTCGGCAGAGGAAGTGGAACTTCAAGAGGAATGAATATCCAGGCGTGACGTTCGAGCAAGCTTTCCAGGTGTTGCGGACGCGTCATCCGCTCACAACGAAAGCGCCATCCGCCGGTGATCGGGCACGCGCCCGGCGGCGTTGGCGAGGCGCGAGGGGATATCCCGCACCACCTGGTAGCCCAGGCGCGCGTAGAGTGCTTCCGCCCGGGGGTTCTCCGCCGAGACGTCCAGCACGCATTCCGACGCGCCCCGCGCACGCGCCTCTTCGTGCAGGTGCTCGAAGAGCATCCGGCCGAGCCCGCGGCCGCGCAGGTCCGGCGCAATGGCCACGTTGCCGATGTAGTATTCGTCCGGGCGCGACGGCGGCACGATGATCCGCTCAATGCGGAGCCCGCGCGCGATGACCCGGGCGCCGGCGAGGAGGCCGTTGCAGTGCACGATCTGCCGCACGGCATGCCACGCGAAACCCCGCGCGTCGGCCCCCGTGTAGCCCGATGCCGTCCCCGCGACCTGGCCGTCCACCTCCACCACGCGGAACCAGCGCCACGAAAACTCCCCTGCGCCGCGCGAGAACGCGTACTCGATGAAACCCCGCGCGGGCGTCCTGGCGCGGTGCGAAAACACGTACTCGAAGGCCTCCGGGCCCGAGCTGTAGATCAGCGGCGCGGCCGCGGCGGCGTCTTCCGCGCGCGCCGGGCGTATTGCGGCGTTCACGGCGCGCTGTCTCCGCCGTCCTTCGGGCGGGTCTTTCCCTCCAGCAGCGCGCGCGCCGATCGCCGCTTCAACTGGTCCAGCCCGGACGACGCCAGCACCGCCCCGCCCACGATCGTCCCGCCAATGGGGAAGGGCAGCCCCACCACGATGCCGGCGACCAGGCCCTTCATCAGCGCGGCGCCCGCGCGATCCTTCGCTACGATCCGCTGGATGAGCCCCGTGCCCAGCCCGCCAATCAGGAAGCCCAGCACCACCGAAAGCGCCAGGGCCGCGCCGCCCGTCGCCGCCGTGCCCCCGAAAAGCAGCCAGTCCAGCCCGAGAATAAACGCGCCCGCCGCCGGGTGAAGAAACGACCGAATGGCTTCAGGTTCCCGCTCTGGTGCATCCATCCAACAACCTCCCGCGCGCACAACCCCGCGCGCCCGTCGTGTGACTATCATACCCATGGGCGGAGCGCCGCGCATCCTTTCCCGCCTGCGCGAAGGACGCAGGAAGGGGCCGGTGAGGCAAATACGGTGGGCTGGATTCTTACGTCCATATGCCGCCGGGGTGGCGGGGGCGTGTCAGCCCCCTGGCTGGCGTCCTTTTCGACAGGGCCGGTGCGGGGCAATTCCATTTCAATCCGAGCATGGCGATTGGCACGTATACGAAGTACTAATCGCGATTGCCCTGTCCGCCGGCGTGATTTTTCCCCCGCGCGCACTGCAATGCCCCATCCCCATCTATAGGGGAACATGAACCATCCCCGGTGGAGGCAGGGCATGACGGTTTTTCGGTTGGGCGCGGCGGGCGCGGGGGTACGGGCATTGCAGGCGCGGCTGCGGGACGCGGGGTTTTGTCCGGGGCCGGTGGATGGGGTGTATGGGGCGCGGACGGCGTCGGCGGTGCGGGCGTTTCAGGGGGTGCGCGGGCTGGCGGTGGATGGCGTCGCGGGACCGTTGACGCTGGCGGCGCTCGGCCTGGCGCCGGGGGTGGAGGCTGGCGGGCGCAGCGCGGCGGCGCAGGCGTATCCGGCGGTGCGGGCGGCGGCCGCGCGGATGTTTCCGGCGGCGTCGGCGCCGGGGATCGCGCGGCATCTGCCGGTGGTGCTCGATGCGCTGGCGGCGGCGGGGCTGGACGACGCGCCGATGGTGTTGATGGCGCTGGCGACGATCCGCGCGGAGACGGAGTCGTTCCAGCCAGTGAGCGAGCGGGTGTCGAAGTACAACACGACGCCCGGCGGGCATCCGTTTGATCGCTATGACGATCGCGCGGACCTGGGCAACCGGGGCTATCCGGACGGCGCGCGTTTTCGCGGGCGGGGCTTTGTCCAGCTGACGGGCCGGGACAATTACACGCGCCACAGCCGCGCGTTGTACGGCGATGATCGGCTCGTGGCGGCGCCGGATCGCGCGAATGATCCGGAGGTGGCGGCGCGGCTGCTGGCGCGCTTCCTCAAGGAGCGGGAGGGGGCGATCCGGAAGGCGCTGGATGCGGGCGATCTGCGCGCGGCGCGGCGGCTCGTGAATGGCGGGACGCACGGGCTGGAGCGCTTCACCGACGCGTACCGGATTGGGGCGCGGGCGCTCGGGCTGCAAGAGTAGGATAGCCGTCCCGGCTGTCCAAGGTAGGATAGCCGTCCCAGCTCTCCAGAGTAGGATAGCCGTTCCGGCTGTCCAAAAACAGGCGGGACGCCTGTTCCACATTCCTTTTTGGGTTATTGTGGTGGTGGAGGGGACAACCGTGTGAAATGGGAAATCGCAGACAGGAACGCGTCCCTGTGGGGACAGGCGGGACGCCTATCCTACATTGGCCCGTCCTACTTTCCCAGGGCCTCGATCATCTTCCTCCGGCTGAAGGGCTTGACGTCGCGGACGATAGCCTGGCGCATGGCCTGGCCGGGTTCGCTTTGCTGCGGGTAGGAGAGGAACTCGAGGTCGAGGCCAAGCCGTTCGGCGAGTTCCAGCGCGAGCACGGGCCACACGACGCCGATATCGCCGATGATCGGGATGCTGCCCTCGTGCCGGGCGAAACCGGACATTTCCATGCGGAAGGGCACCTTGAACAGCTTCGTTTTCGGCTGGCCATCGGCGATGGCCCGTTGCACCGCGCTGTCCCCGCGTT is drawn from Candidatus Hydrogenedentota bacterium and contains these coding sequences:
- a CDS encoding PAS domain-containing protein — its product is MFESLYNIVLLVALCAAAGIALRRWEGSGYAGARAGAIFGLIAAAALLAPYGDLAGLDGRSVPLALCALHFGFRAAGVAVLVACAAAWLDGAAGLASIFLPAAIGLAGRRFGWTPDAALDPAHTGAMGLAAHLPLFGLAVITGQWGAQSLWQAGLFSLLVYPAAMALSAAALRDQRRLAERARRFHHVFDQEFQFMAVLSPEGRLLEVNDLALRVTGTERDAVVGKLFWETPWWRDLPEMRENWPRRLEEAASAAGPIRSRDTYQDKAGNTRLAEATVSAVKDAAGDVDCFIIQASDVTERIKAQSALGQSEVLRRTAGRVARVGGWIMELPERRVTCSEEVYAIREWPPDYQPTVAATLASCPPEWRAPFSEAIEACIAEGVPYDLEIELFTGSGRRIWVRTIGEAVRDGEGRIIRLQGAMQDITELKQSQAAVARMAARVTETLESITDAFCTLDEEWRFTYLNREAARLARRPKRELIGRVYYEAFPAIRDTHMDENLRRAAREGRALSFETYYAPMKMWLEMRAYPLEGGIAVHYRDVTDRVAADRKLREATSRLQGILEYSPLFIAVLDLEGRYLIANHAHDHLAGQAMEGRTLWELLPEDKAADYHRAINEVAATRQARTIEDRIEIGGEPHFLSTVLFPLMDENGSVATVGGIAMETTESRRVEAERERLRHQLHESQKMEAVGRLAGGVAHDFNNMLGVIAGYTELVLSNLDTADPHRKDLLEIRQAAARSTALTRQLLAFARKQTIAPQVLDLNGVVERMLKMLGRLIGENVQLRWIPGSNLRPVCVDPTQIDQILANLAVNARDAISGQGALTIETGATELDEAYCEVHPGFVPGRFIVLAVSDDGCGMDRETLDQVFEPFFTTKGPGLGTGLGLATVYGIVKQSSGFINVYSEPGQGTTFRIYFPESAVEPDGTAAPERTAAPGGSETILLVEDEPALLALGTRQLALLGYNVLSAATPDEALRIAREHDGEIGLLLTDVIMPGMDGKELWRNVDALRPGVKTLFMSGYTADTIAHRGVLDTGVNFLQKPFNTRSIAAKIREVIDGRPIG
- a CDS encoding DUF3267 domain-containing protein, whose protein sequence is MRLHVGSVPEPTDFVPNPPWRAMREPSVWIMQLIATPIGIVTSAVLATLWFLIGDFEGAIMPPTISGFLLSFAAITLVHELIHAATHPGQGLTSRSLLGVWPSKLLFYAHYDGELTRNRFIAILLMPFLCMSLAPLLFSVAIGAVPGWVVYVSVFNALLACGDLFGATMVLLQVSPGASVHNHGYWTYWKLTGEETCIVAAEDSDGNREVTPRNASAEEVELQEE
- a CDS encoding GNAT family N-acetyltransferase, translated to MNAAIRPARAEDAAAAAPLIYSSGPEAFEYVFSHRARTPARGFIEYAFSRGAGEFSWRWFRVVEVDGQVAGTASGYTGADARGFAWHAVRQIVHCNGLLAGARVIARGLRIERIIVPPSRPDEYYIGNVAIAPDLRGRGLGRMLFEHLHEEARARGASECVLDVSAENPRAEALYARLGYQVVRDIPSRLANAAGRVPDHRRMALSL
- a CDS encoding phosphoribosylaminoimidazole carboxylase codes for the protein MDAPEREPEAIRSFLHPAAGAFILGLDWLLFGGTAATGGAALALSVVLGFLIGGLGTGLIQRIVAKDRAGAALMKGLVAGIVVGLPFPIGGTIVGGAVLASSGLDQLKRRSARALLEGKTRPKDGGDSAP
- a CDS encoding peptidoglycan-binding protein, producing the protein MTVFRLGAAGAGVRALQARLRDAGFCPGPVDGVYGARTASAVRAFQGVRGLAVDGVAGPLTLAALGLAPGVEAGGRSAAAQAYPAVRAAAARMFPAASAPGIARHLPVVLDALAAAGLDDAPMVLMALATIRAETESFQPVSERVSKYNTTPGGHPFDRYDDRADLGNRGYPDGARFRGRGFVQLTGRDNYTRHSRALYGDDRLVAAPDRANDPEVAARLLARFLKEREGAIRKALDAGDLRAARRLVNGGTHGLERFTDAYRIGARALGLQE